The following nucleotide sequence is from Nitrospira sp..
CCATGGCCACCTATGCCATCGGCGACCTCCAGGGTTGTTACCATTCTCTGCGGGCCTTGACCGACCTCATCGGCTTCATCCCAACGAGAGATCGCCTCTGGTTCGTCGGCGACTTGGTCAATCGAGGACCTGATTCGCTGGAAGTCTTGCGTTATATCAAGGGCCTCGGTCAATCCGCTGTGGCTGTATTGGGTAATCACGATCTGTTTCTCCTGGCCGTTGCATCCGGGGCGGCCAGTCTCCGTCCGAAGGACACCCTTTCCCAAGTCCTTGAGGCACCGGATCGCAATGATCTCATGGTCTGGTTGCAGCAACGCCCGCTGCTCCATCACGAGGGAGAATATGTGCTCGTCCATGCGGGACTGCTCCCGCAATGGACCGTCGAGGAAGCCAGACAACTGGCGGATGAAGCCACGGCGGCGCTGCGCGGCGAACGCTGTGATTCGCTCCTTCGAGCCTTGCACCCGAGCGGACACCTGCAATGGGATCCGAGCCTGACTGGTCCCGTCCGTGTTGCCGCTATCGCCAAGGCCCTGACCAGGCTCCGCACCTGCTCGGATCACGGCATCATGGAATCGACCTTTTCTGGCCCTCCGGAACTGACACCGGCCGGCTACCATCCGTGGTTCCAAATCGCGTCCCGGCGCCATGATGGATGCACCGTAGTCTGCGGCCACTGGGCTGCCCTCGGCCTACGAATCCAGACGAACCTCTTGGCCCTCGACAGCGGCTGTGTATATGGCCGACAGCTGACCGCCGTCCGTCTGGAAGACCGACAGGTGTTTCAAGTCGCGAGTGTCGAGACCCGCAGCCGTGAGTGATCCTGAGGACGCTTAGTGGTAGCTTTCGGTGTCGGAGGGGAACTTTCCTTGCTCCACCTCTTCTTTGTATCGCCGAAGGGCCTGCAGGGCCTCCGCCTTGAGGTGGGCATAGGGTTTAACGAATTTCGGGACGAACTCGTCGAAGAGACCGAGCAAGTCATATAACACGAGGACCTGCCCGTCGCAGTGGGGACCGGCGCCGATGCCGATCGTGGGAATGGTGAGGGCCTCGGTCAGAGTCTTGGCCAACTCGACGGGAATCGCTTCCAGGACGATTCCGAACGCTCCCGCCGCCTCCAGGGCCTGAGCATCTTCAAGCAACTGCCGAGCACGATCATCGCCCTTGCCCTGGACTCGGTATCCGCCATACTGATGGACGGACTGCGGCGTCATGCCTAGATGCCCCATGACCGGAATGCCGACCTTCGTCATCGCCGTCACGCGATCCACGACGGTCGCCCCGCCTTCCAGCTTCACGGCCGTCGCCCCCGCCTGGAGAAAGCGACCGGCGTTACG
It contains:
- a CDS encoding symmetrical bis(5'-nucleosyl)-tetraphosphatase; its protein translation is MATYAIGDLQGCYHSLRALTDLIGFIPTRDRLWFVGDLVNRGPDSLEVLRYIKGLGQSAVAVLGNHDLFLLAVASGAASLRPKDTLSQVLEAPDRNDLMVWLQQRPLLHHEGEYVLVHAGLLPQWTVEEARQLADEATAALRGERCDSLLRALHPSGHLQWDPSLTGPVRVAAIAKALTRLRTCSDHGIMESTFSGPPELTPAGYHPWFQIASRRHDGCTVVCGHWAALGLRIQTNLLALDSGCVYGRQLTAVRLEDRQVFQVASVETRSRE
- the panB gene encoding 3-methyl-2-oxobutanoate hydroxymethyltransferase — its product is MTIPELLTCKREKRKITVVTAYDALFARIVEQAGIETILVGDSLGIVVQGQANTLGVTMEDMLYHTKLVAGAAQRALVIGDMPFMSYQASLDDALRNAGRFLQAGATAVKLEGGATVVDRVTAMTKVGIPVMGHLGMTPQSVHQYGGYRVQGKGDDRARQLLEDAQALEAAGAFGIVLEAIPVELAKTLTEALTIPTIGIGAGPHCDGQVLVLYDLLGLFDEFVPKFVKPYAHLKAEALQALRRYKEEVEQGKFPSDTESYH